A region from the Methanofollis liminatans DSM 4140 genome encodes:
- a CDS encoding small multi-drug export protein — protein sequence MIRPPPLQDTLFHADPTLDRAARLGIPVGLAVLFFLALYLTRPYPEFLLLGGLILAYLLPPAGKESVIPAGLLLGEPWWLIASSTLVMDLCCSLFVALNLDLVLRIPLLGPFVGRFMEGGQAFVKARPWLERLSFVGLIIFVIVPFQGSGGVNATILGRILGMGIPGAVGCVLIGSAISSFGIALGAGTVLALFRQSPALGAGALAAVALAIVVMVQIWRRYLQYLRL from the coding sequence ATGATCAGACCCCCGCCCCTTCAGGACACCCTGTTCCATGCCGATCCCACGCTTGACCGGGCGGCCAGGCTCGGCATTCCTGTCGGGCTCGCCGTCCTCTTCTTCCTCGCCCTGTACCTGACCAGGCCGTACCCCGAGTTCCTCCTGCTCGGCGGCCTGATCCTCGCCTATCTCCTTCCGCCGGCCGGCAAGGAATCGGTGATCCCGGCAGGGCTCCTCCTGGGCGAACCCTGGTGGCTGATCGCATCGAGCACGCTCGTCATGGACCTCTGCTGCTCCCTCTTCGTCGCCCTCAACCTCGACCTCGTCCTCCGCATCCCGCTCCTCGGGCCGTTCGTCGGCCGGTTCATGGAGGGAGGCCAGGCCTTCGTCAAGGCGCGCCCCTGGCTCGAACGCCTCTCCTTCGTCGGCCTCATCATCTTCGTGATCGTCCCGTTCCAGGGATCGGGCGGGGTGAACGCCACAATACTCGGGCGGATCCTTGGCATGGGCATACCGGGTGCGGTGGGGTGCGTCCTGATCGGCAGCGCCATCAGCAGCTTCGGGATCGCCCTGGGCGCCGGCACCGTCCTCGCCCTCTTCAGGCAGAGCCCGGCCCTTGGTGCCGGTGCGCTGGCGGCGGTGGCGCTGGCAATCGTCGTGATGGTGCAGATCTGGCGGCGGTATCTGCAGTATCTGCGTCTTTGA
- a CDS encoding DUF2284 domain-containing protein has protein sequence MGERLKAEIEKLTRCAEGRGAAAAPIRASEVVVADWVAFKCRYGCKGYGKHLSCPPYAPTPDETRRMLAGYETGLLLRFDGDPAHPDLGPGDIPDDFHPFFRDLIVWVNGTVHALEKVAFFDGYYKAFGFGAYPCIFCETCIPEETGGPVDAAAKRFCRHADVMRPSMEAAGMDVFATARSVGWPLSTIPCENMAYGKIVHGKITSVALVLIE, from the coding sequence ATGGGGGAGAGGCTGAAGGCTGAGATCGAGAAACTCACGCGGTGTGCAGAAGGGCGGGGTGCGGCGGCGGCGCCTATCCGTGCGTCAGAGGTGGTAGTCGCCGACTGGGTCGCCTTCAAGTGCCGGTACGGCTGCAAGGGGTATGGTAAACATCTCTCCTGTCCGCCCTATGCCCCGACGCCCGACGAGACGCGAAGGATGCTGGCCGGCTACGAGACCGGGCTCCTCCTCCGCTTCGACGGCGACCCGGCGCACCCCGACCTGGGGCCGGGCGATATCCCTGACGATTTTCATCCGTTCTTCCGCGACCTGATCGTCTGGGTGAACGGCACCGTCCACGCCCTTGAGAAGGTCGCCTTCTTCGACGGCTATTACAAGGCCTTCGGGTTCGGCGCCTACCCCTGCATCTTCTGCGAAACCTGCATCCCCGAGGAGACCGGGGGCCCGGTCGATGCCGCCGCGAAACGCTTCTGCAGGCATGCGGACGTGATGCGCCCGAGCATGGAGGCCGCCGGCATGGACGTCTTTGCGACCGCCCGCAGCGTTGGATGGCCGCTCTCCACGATCCCCTGCGAAAACATGGCCTACGGCAAGATCGTCCACGGGAAGATCACCTCGGTGGCCCTGGTCCTCATCGAGTAG
- a CDS encoding adenylyltransferase/cytidyltransferase family protein produces MKRVVATGTFDILHPGHLFYLEESKKLGDELHVIVARDANVRHKPRPVIPEEQRLAMVAALKPVDHARLGDSADIFAPIREIDPDVITLGFNQFFGEDDLRRALEIRGLRAGVVRIGGYEGPLSSSSRIVAEILARRRQP; encoded by the coding sequence ATGAAGCGGGTCGTCGCCACCGGCACCTTCGATATCCTCCACCCCGGCCACCTCTTCTACCTCGAGGAGTCGAAGAAACTCGGCGACGAGCTCCACGTGATCGTGGCGCGGGACGCCAACGTCCGCCACAAACCGCGGCCGGTGATCCCGGAGGAGCAGCGCCTTGCCATGGTGGCGGCCTTAAAACCCGTGGACCACGCCCGTCTCGGCGACAGTGCCGACATCTTTGCGCCGATCCGGGAGATCGACCCCGACGTGATCACCCTCGGCTTCAACCAGTTCTTTGGAGAGGACGACCTGCGGCGTGCCCTGGAGATACGCGGCCTTCGCGCCGGGGTGGTCAGGATCGGCGGTTACGAAGGCCCTCTTTCGAGTTCCTCCAGGATCGTGGCGGAGATCCTCGCCCGGCGCCGTCAGCCCTGA
- a CDS encoding Mov34/MPN/PAD-1 family protein → MKIRGISADLLDLLLRLGAENHPYEFAAILREVDGVISEIDLVPGTTSTEESASIFVDMLPLGTHKAGSAHSHPNGVLWPSDADLNFFPRTGRYHLIIGAPYGPDDWACFTANGEPYEIEVIG, encoded by the coding sequence ATGAAGATCAGGGGCATCTCCGCCGACCTCCTCGACCTCCTCCTCAGGCTCGGGGCAGAAAACCACCCGTACGAGTTTGCGGCGATCCTTCGGGAGGTGGACGGCGTCATCAGCGAGATCGACCTGGTCCCGGGCACGACGAGCACCGAAGAGAGCGCGAGCATCTTTGTCGACATGCTCCCGCTCGGCACCCACAAAGCCGGCAGCGCCCACTCGCACCCGAACGGCGTGCTGTGGCCCTCTGACGCCGACCTCAATTTCTTCCCCCGCACCGGGCGCTACCACCTGATCATCGGGGCGCCCTATGGCCCGGACGACTGGGCCTGCTTTACGGCGAACGGCGAGCCCTACGAGATCGAGGTGATCGGATGA
- a CDS encoding dihydropteroate synthase-like protein yields the protein MRILLPTGSLTADIVRKAADGYDAEVVVAGEIAAFLTPADLKRMISAGAYDMVIVSGMSTASFASVEEETGVPVYRGPRHAADLGMILPLAGKIPLSRTVPADELFAAERREAAFRRLAEVEEKAEPEFVIRGTKIGGGSRMKVLAEIMDAHRHPALRETVEEHFRRGADIVDLGFGFDAAPEDVERCFAALDGIDRPLAADTQDPALIRAALCRADLILSLHEGNIPAIGHDVAAAGAAAVIVPGDAGLDANLKAAEAAGIAALIADPLLQPAGSGFVASLGNFSGASRPLFFGAGNVVELLDADSVGANALLAACAHEVGAAVIFTSEHSDKTRGSVAEMRRATEMMAVMGDHPYPKDLGIDLFVLKEKRRRREPGPEGERLDAPPAPEGFIPDPAGNLRIAIEEGWILVGHKGRVFWGRTAADLAAALVENGCVSRLDHAAYLGRELARAETALLLGRSYVQDGRF from the coding sequence ATGCGTATCCTCCTCCCTACAGGCTCCCTGACCGCCGATATCGTCAGAAAGGCCGCCGATGGCTACGATGCCGAGGTTGTGGTCGCCGGCGAGATCGCCGCCTTTCTGACCCCGGCCGACCTGAAACGGATGATATCGGCCGGAGCCTATGATATGGTGATCGTCTCCGGGATGTCGACGGCCTCGTTCGCCTCTGTCGAGGAGGAGACCGGGGTGCCCGTCTACCGCGGGCCCAGGCACGCTGCCGACCTCGGCATGATTCTCCCCCTCGCCGGAAAGATCCCGCTCTCCAGGACGGTCCCGGCCGACGAACTCTTCGCCGCCGAACGGCGCGAGGCCGCGTTCCGGCGCCTTGCCGAAGTCGAGGAGAAGGCTGAGCCCGAGTTCGTGATCAGGGGCACAAAGATCGGCGGCGGGTCCAGGATGAAGGTGCTCGCCGAGATCATGGACGCCCACCGCCACCCGGCCCTGCGGGAGACGGTCGAGGAGCATTTCAGGCGGGGCGCCGACATCGTCGACCTGGGCTTCGGCTTCGACGCCGCTCCCGAGGACGTGGAACGGTGTTTTGCGGCGCTCGACGGGATCGACCGGCCCCTTGCGGCCGACACGCAGGACCCGGCCCTGATCCGCGCCGCCCTCTGCCGGGCCGACCTGATCCTCTCCCTCCACGAGGGCAACATCCCCGCCATCGGCCATGACGTGGCGGCGGCCGGCGCCGCGGCGGTGATCGTCCCGGGCGATGCCGGGCTTGACGCCAATCTGAAGGCGGCGGAGGCGGCCGGGATCGCCGCCCTGATCGCCGACCCCCTCCTTCAGCCCGCGGGCTCGGGCTTCGTCGCATCCCTGGGGAACTTCTCAGGCGCCTCCCGCCCCCTCTTCTTCGGGGCCGGAAACGTCGTCGAACTCCTGGACGCCGATTCGGTCGGGGCGAACGCCCTTCTCGCCGCCTGCGCCCATGAGGTCGGGGCGGCGGTGATCTTCACGAGCGAGCACTCGGACAAGACGCGGGGCTCGGTCGCCGAGATGCGGCGGGCAACCGAGATGATGGCCGTAATGGGCGACCACCCGTACCCCAAAGACCTCGGGATCGACCTTTTCGTGCTCAAGGAAAAAAGACGCCGCCGCGAGCCCGGCCCCGAAGGGGAACGCCTTGACGCTCCCCCTGCTCCTGAAGGGTTCATCCCCGACCCGGCAGGAAACCTCAGGATCGCCATCGAAGAGGGCTGGATCCTGGTCGGGCATAAAGGAAGGGTTTTCTGGGGCCGGACGGCGGCCGATCTCGCCGCTGCGCTCGTGGAGAACGGATGCGTCTCCCGCCTCGACCACGCCGCCTATCTGGGCCGGGAACTCGCCCGCGCCGAGACCGCTCTCCTCCTCGGGCGAAGCTATGTGCAGGACGGCCGGTTCTGA
- a CDS encoding PHP domain-containing protein gives MLRCDLHIHTSFSRDGESSVEDVLRRAEAVGLDAIAITDHDTTDGALHALACRSRVIVIPGTEISTKQGHLLALGVTTAFPKGLDFFEAVRRARSEGAVLILPHPFHMWRHGVGRKLKAGLSMVDAIEVFNSRYITGTANQKAALVARKLRKPGVGGSDAHHARFVGYGYTLVDAEPDAASILRAIREGRTSAGGQMTPISSYTRQSLKSSWKRIQARMPK, from the coding sequence ATGTTGCGGTGCGATCTCCATATCCACACCTCGTTCTCCCGCGACGGGGAGAGCAGTGTCGAGGACGTGCTCAGGAGAGCCGAAGCGGTCGGGCTCGACGCCATCGCGATCACCGACCACGACACCACCGACGGGGCCCTGCACGCCCTCGCCTGCAGGAGCCGGGTGATCGTCATTCCGGGAACGGAGATCTCGACAAAACAGGGGCACCTCCTCGCCCTCGGGGTCACCACGGCCTTCCCGAAAGGGCTGGACTTTTTCGAGGCAGTGCGGCGGGCTCGATCAGAGGGGGCCGTCCTCATCCTCCCCCACCCCTTCCATATGTGGCGGCACGGCGTCGGGCGGAAGTTGAAGGCCGGGCTCTCCATGGTCGATGCGATCGAGGTCTTCAACAGCCGCTACATCACGGGGACGGCAAACCAGAAAGCGGCGCTGGTCGCCCGCAAACTCCGCAAACCCGGCGTCGGCGGGAGCGACGCACACCACGCCCGCTTCGTCGGCTACGGCTACACCCTGGTCGATGCCGAACCGGACGCAGCCTCGATCCTCAGGGCAATCAGGGAAGGGCGGACCTCGGCCGGCGGGCAGATGACCCCGATCAGTTCGTACACCAGGCAGTCCCTGAAGAGTTCCTGGAAGAGGATCCAGGCGCGGATGCCAAAATGA
- the truA gene encoding tRNA pseudouridine(38-40) synthase TruA, translating to MRLAFRLGYWGENFFGSQVQAEVRTVEGEVIATCRRVGLFDDPGAARFAFAGRTDRGVNAVGQVCAFSTEEPERAVAALGFELPGDIWTTGWATVHDGFSPRKEARSRTYRYYFSEEFGDVPAMDEAAQEFVGEHDFTRFSRQSERSPIRRVISAGVREEDDFRVFEVTAESFLWNMVRCMAWSLAAVGRGEMSREEIRALLQRQGERRVPAARPEGLILTDVDYGFPFTPLPPSPKATSALDARREEFRLKERVNGALLGLSRDLQKRSGDRRTNKAKSPCFHSNLEEHIDKCNDR from the coding sequence ATGAGGCTGGCGTTTCGGCTTGGCTACTGGGGAGAGAATTTTTTCGGCTCGCAGGTCCAGGCCGAGGTGAGGACCGTCGAAGGTGAGGTGATCGCCACCTGCCGCCGTGTCGGGCTCTTCGACGATCCAGGGGCGGCCCGTTTTGCTTTTGCCGGGCGGACCGATCGGGGAGTCAACGCCGTCGGGCAGGTCTGCGCCTTCTCGACCGAAGAGCCCGAACGGGCGGTGGCCGCCCTGGGGTTCGAACTCCCGGGCGACATATGGACTACCGGGTGGGCGACGGTCCACGACGGGTTCAGCCCGCGAAAAGAGGCGCGGTCCCGGACCTACCGCTACTATTTTTCCGAAGAGTTCGGGGACGTCCCGGCGATGGACGAGGCCGCACAGGAGTTTGTCGGGGAGCACGACTTCACGCGGTTCTCCAGGCAGAGCGAGCGCAGCCCGATCAGACGGGTGATCTCCGCCGGCGTCAGGGAAGAGGACGATTTCCGCGTCTTCGAGGTGACCGCGGAGAGTTTTCTCTGGAACATGGTGCGGTGCATGGCCTGGAGCCTTGCAGCGGTCGGGCGGGGTGAAATGAGCAGGGAGGAGATCAGGGCCCTCCTCCAGCGTCAGGGAGAGCGGCGGGTGCCGGCCGCACGGCCGGAGGGGCTGATCCTCACGGATGTCGATTACGGCTTCCCCTTTACCCCGCTCCCCCCCTCGCCGAAGGCGACGTCGGCCCTTGACGCCCGGCGGGAGGAATTCAGGCTGAAAGAGCGCGTGAACGGCGCCTTGCTCGGACTGAGCCGGGATCTCCAGAAGCGATCAGGGGACCGCCGGACCAACAAAGCCAAGTCTCCCTGCTTCCATAGTAATCTAGAAGAGCACATCGACAAATGTAATGATCGATAA
- a CDS encoding thiamine pyrophosphate-dependent enzyme, with protein sequence MSEIPKEEYLKPCTAACAGCSSSLCLRYVLKAAGPDTVLVIPACCTSVIQGMYPNTAFNVPVYNIAFAAAAACASGMSRAFRSQGKKTNVIAYAGDGGTIDIGIQALSGAFERGTDFLYICYDNEAYGNTGMQRSGATPLGALTTTTPVGKTEFKKDLDAIVAAHNPPYMATASSAYPLDLYKKVKKALSIPGPKFIHIMAPCPPGWRYDSDRTIEIGKLAVKTGMWVLWEREYGKVTVSGPSKTAMKKPQPIDEYIKAQGRFKAATPAQIAELQQAVEQNIERIRKEEEGIC encoded by the coding sequence ATTTCTGAAATTCCAAAAGAGGAGTACCTCAAACCGTGCACGGCGGCGTGTGCGGGGTGCAGTTCATCTCTCTGCCTCCGCTACGTCCTGAAAGCTGCAGGACCCGACACCGTGCTGGTCATACCGGCCTGCTGCACGAGCGTGATCCAGGGGATGTACCCGAACACCGCCTTCAACGTGCCGGTGTACAATATCGCCTTTGCAGCCGCCGCCGCGTGCGCCTCAGGCATGAGCAGGGCGTTCCGGAGTCAGGGGAAGAAGACGAACGTCATCGCCTATGCCGGCGACGGCGGGACGATCGATATCGGCATCCAGGCGCTCTCGGGCGCCTTCGAGCGCGGCACCGATTTCCTGTACATCTGCTACGACAACGAGGCCTACGGGAACACCGGCATGCAGCGCTCCGGGGCGACGCCGCTCGGGGCGCTGACCACGACGACGCCGGTCGGGAAGACCGAGTTCAAAAAGGATCTCGACGCGATCGTCGCCGCCCACAACCCGCCATACATGGCGACGGCGTCGAGCGCCTATCCCCTCGACCTGTATAAGAAGGTGAAAAAAGCCCTCTCCATACCGGGCCCGAAGTTCATTCACATCATGGCGCCCTGCCCGCCGGGCTGGCGCTATGACTCGGACCGGACGATCGAGATCGGAAAACTCGCCGTGAAAACCGGGATGTGGGTCCTCTGGGAACGGGAGTACGGGAAAGTCACGGTCTCAGGCCCGTCGAAGACCGCCATGAAAAAACCGCAGCCCATCGACGAGTACATCAAGGCACAGGGGCGTTTCAAGGCCGCAACCCCGGCGCAGATCGCCGAACTCCAGCAGGCGGTCGAGCAGAACATCGAACGGATCAGAAAGGAGGAGGAAGGGATATGCTGA